The genomic window TCGCGGGGTGCAGGCCGCGCCACACCCCTCCGGGACTCGCGAGGCGCTCGTGGGACGAGGGACGGTCGAGCTCGGCCGGCGAGAGCCGCGCTGTGCCTGTCCTGGGCTCGCGATCCGGGCCACCTGCGCGCCAGCGGGTCGCGCCAGCCGGCGCAGCGCCCGGCGGTCCCGCCCTACCATGGCCACGTCGGGCGGGGCAGCGAGCCCTGCGCAGCAGCGATGAGGACGGGAATGGCTGGCGCGCACGCCGCTTCGGTCGAGCAGGTCCACACGTCGATCCTCCGCAAGCCGGACGACCGGCGCGCGCTCGTCGTGATGACCGTGGGCCATGGCATCCAGCACTTCTACGTGGCAGGCCTCGCCGTCACGTACCCGTTCATCGTCGCCGACCTCCACGTCTCGTACGCGCTGCTGGGGGTCGTCCTCACCGCCAGCGGCCTCGTCGGCGGCCTGCTGCAGGGCGCAGCAGGGCTGCTCCGCAAGGTCCGGGCACGCGCCATCCTCACGGCGCAGAACGCCGGCCTCGCGCTGGCGACGCTGCTTGCGGCCATCTCTCCGGGATTCGGGCTCTTCGGCGCAGCGAAGATCCTCGGTGCCATCGTGAGCTGGCCCCAGCACCCGGTCGGCTCCGCGTACCTCTCGGAGCGCTTCCCCGAGCGCCGGGCGACCGCGCTCAGCTGGCACACCGCCGGCGGGAGCCTCGGCACCGTCACCATCCCGCTCCTCGCGTCGGTCGTCATCGCCACGGCCGGCTGGCGCTGGGCGCTCGCAGCGGTGGCGGCGGCCCTCGCCCTCGGGGCGCTGCTGATCGCTGCGGCGCTGCCACCGGAGCGCCGGCACCTTCCGGTCGAGGCGGACCCATCCGAGCCCGCCAGCCTCGGTCGCCTCCTCCGACAGCGCCGTGTCCTCGCCGTGCTCGCGGCCTCGACGGTGGCTGCAGGTGGGCGCGGCCTCGGGACGCTGAGCACCTACATCCCCGCCGACCTGCGCAGCGGGCTGCATCTGCCGACGCTCACGGTGGGGGCGATCTTCACCGTGGTGATGACGGCGAGCATCGCCGGGCCGCTCCTCGGTGGCGGGCTGGCCGACCGCTTCGGCCGCCGAGGCACGCTCGTGGCCACCTACCTCGCCGGTGCCGGCGCGCT from Acidimicrobiales bacterium includes these protein-coding regions:
- a CDS encoding MFS transporter, with translation MAGAHAASVEQVHTSILRKPDDRRALVVMTVGHGIQHFYVAGLAVTYPFIVADLHVSYALLGVVLTASGLVGGLLQGAAGLLRKVRARAILTAQNAGLALATLLAAISPGFGLFGAAKILGAIVSWPQHPVGSAYLSERFPERRATALSWHTAGGSLGTVTIPLLASVVIATAGWRWALAAVAAALALGALLIAAALPPERRHLPVEADPSEPASLGRLLRQRRVLAVLAASTVAAGGRGLGTLSTYIPADLRSGLHLPTLTVGAIFTVVMTASIAGPLLGGGLADRFGRRGTLVATYLAGAGALVGFGYAGRDLALLVPLGVLVGVLAYSEAPLMQAVFSDMTERGVARATFGAFFAISYGVGSLWTALIGWIIDAAGFPAAFATMAASFVVAAAIILLGTRAPRVRSTPAEVG